In Dama dama isolate Ldn47 chromosome 22, ASM3311817v1, whole genome shotgun sequence, the genomic window GCAAACTAggcttcttttgtttgtttaaagaagATAGTTAACAAAAAGAAACATAGAGGGGGCTTTTTTGTgatccggtggctaagactcccgcgctcccagtgcagagggcccagattcaatccatggtcagggaaacagatcctgcatgccataaaAGTGGCgtgtattcatgttttcaaaagtaCAAGACTAGAGGTTATTGGCACTGAAAGTGTCAGGACTTTGCACTTCCACAGCCGGGatccacgtttgatccctggtcaagggactAAGATCCTGCGAGATGAGCTGTgcgggacaaaaaaaaaaagaattacctaAGGATAAAATGTAAGGGAGCACCAGACAGCCAGTGTTGGTGGGATGACAGGTGTTTGTTTTGAAGTCCTTCTAAGTGGTTACAACTCTTGACACCATAGGACGTTCTTTGTGCCACGGGTCCCTTTGGCAGTTCTGTTGAAGCCAGTGAATCCTTTCTCAGAATAACTGTTTCTGTGCCTAAAgttaaatatttagaattttaaaagaagtcaattaaatatggaaatatgtttgtaaaaatattgtaaaaataaatgtgtgtatattaatataaatgatgCTTTTGTGCAACAAGTAACAAGATCTAGAGAAGGGACTATACCATCAATTCAAGCATAATGTTCAAGCATAaatgttactttaaaatgtttgcaGCAACTTAATATATGATTTTTACTGGTAACAGTGTCATAGGCTCTTAGAATATTATTGGGATTTGTTGCCTATGTTCATAATTGAAAGAAATGTTAAATTTCACTTAGAGTTTACTGAAGTTAAAGATGTGATTCTTTTTCCCATCTGATATTATAGACCTTCTAAATCCTATTCAGGATCCCTTGGGGATCTGTAGTTATGAAGACAAGAACCTCTGGTCCTAGGTAAGGAGTGAGAGAAACAAATCCTCCCAGTGGAGGGTTTGAGTATAACTGAGAATTTCTCGTcctgtttttatttgttgttttattttatttttctggccacACCCCATgacttctgggatcttagttccccaaccagggattgaacccatacctcctgcagtggaagtgtggagtccttaccactggaccactagggaagtcctccctgcccttgttttgtgtgtgtggatatacATATACCGTTTGACATTGATGTGATCACACAGGTTGGGGTGAAGTGAAAAATCTCGTGGTGACTCTTACATCTCTGTTTCCATCTAGGTTCCTTCTTTTACTCCGAGAGCCTTTCCCATGCCTCCTGCCTACAGAAGCTTCTGTCCTTTAACCTCTCTGCCATCGGGGATGAGGAGCAGTTGACAATGGCCCAGCTGGGCCTGGACTTGGGGCCCAACACTTACTATAACCTGGGACCAGAGCTGGAATTGTCTCTGTCCCTGGTTCAAACGGAGCCCCATGTCACAGACCAGGCCACCCTGAAGATGGGTAAAATATTTACACTGCAGTCAGTACCGTGGCCTCAAGGTGTCCTTCACTTCAACCTACTGGATGTGGCTAACAGGAATAATGACCCCCACAAGAATTTAGGTCTGTTTCTAGAGATAGTGGTCAAAGGAGGCAGAGCCTCAGGCAATAATTTTCAGCTCGAGGGCACCTGCGCCAGACTGAGACGTTCTCTTCACACTTCACTGCTGGTGGTCACCCTCCACCCTGAGCAGTGCCATTCTCCCTCCCGCAAGAGGAGGGCGGCCATCTCTACCTCGAAGGCTTCTTGCAAGAGCCTCTGCCATCGCCACCAGCTGTTCATCAACTTCCGGGATCTGGGTTGGCACAAGTGGATCATCGCCCCCAAGGGTTTCATGGCCAATTACTGCCATGGAGAGTGTCCTTTCTCACTGACCATCTCCCTCAACAGCTCCAATTATGCTTTCATGCAAGCGCTGATGCACGCCGTCGACCCAGAGGTTCCCCAGGCTGTCTGCATCCCCACCAAGCTGTCCCCCATCTCCATGCTCTACCAGGACAATGATGACAACGTCATTCTACGGCATTATGAAGACATGACAGTTGATG contains:
- the GDF3 gene encoding growth/differentiation factor 3, whose product is MLPSLAALAFSLLFTLALGQTLQFHEHVFLRFLGLDKVPSPKKFQPVPSILKRIFQAQEAAASTGISKDLCFVKELGVRGNILRLLPDQGSFFYSESLSHASCLQKLLSFNLSAIGDEEQLTMAQLGLDLGPNTYYNLGPELELSLSLVQTEPHVTDQATLKMGKIFTLQSVPWPQGVLHFNLLDVANRNNDPHKNLGLFLEIVVKGGRASGNNFQLEGTCARLRRSLHTSLLVVTLHPEQCHSPSRKRRAAISTSKASCKSLCHRHQLFINFRDLGWHKWIIAPKGFMANYCHGECPFSLTISLNSSNYAFMQALMHAVDPEVPQAVCIPTKLSPISMLYQDNDDNVILRHYEDMTVDECGCG